The nucleotide window GAACTAGTAGCTAAGTCTGGATATAAAGAGGTAGAACCGTATGGTTACTCACGTGAAAAAGGTTTTTTCGGGACTTCGCCAAAAGAATTCAAAAAAATACTGATGGATAATGGACTAAAAGCACCAAGCGGTCATTATGAATTTAGTGAATTTATGAAAAGCAATTCAACCGATTTCCTCAAAGCTTCCATCGAATGTGCTAATCAATTAGGAAGCGAATATGTGGTTGTTCCTCATTTGGACAAAGAAATAAGAAGCAATCTAGACGATTATAAAAAAATTGCGAAAAAACTAAACGAAGCGGCGGTTTTATGTAAACAATTAGGATTAAAATTGGCTTATCATAACCATGATTTTGAGTTCACGAAGTACGAAAATCAAACGGGTTATGATATTTTATTACAGGAAACTGATAAAAAATTAGTCGATTTTGAAATGGATTTGTATTGGATGATTCGCTCAGGAAATGATCCTTTGAAATTTTTTAAAGCCAATCCCGGCCGATTTAAGATGTGGCATATAAAAGATATGGATAAATCCAAAGAGGAATGGAACACAGAAGTTGGTAAAGGGAGCATCAATTTTAAAGCTATTTTTGCGGAAGCGAGACTTTCGGGAATGCAGCACTTTTTTGTAGAGCAGGAAACGAATTACATTCCAACACCGTCAGATTCTATTAAAACAAGTTGGGAATATGTGTCGAAAGAATTGATTTGATTCTAACTTTTTTTGATTATTAAGCAAAAAAAGAAAAGGCCTTTAAATAGCAATGTTTAAAGGCTTTTGACTTTTAAAGTTTTTTTTGAAACTTGTTTTGGCGGGGAAAGGAGCCCCTTCGCCTGAATTTTGAGCCAGTATACATAAGGTTTGACACGTTTTTATAAGAACAGGTACACCAATAGGGTAACTCTAAATTTTTAAAATGAAATATAAATATCAAGTTATTATAGAAAAAAATAATTCAGTAATGTTCTTTTTCCAAGAAAGATTTTCCAGAGAACAGATTGCCGCAATTTTGCGGTAACATCGTAATTACTTTATAAAAGTTTTAAAAAGACCATCTAATTCCGGAGTAAAAAAACCAATCAAATTTTGATAAATAAATAACAGAATGGTTTAAAAATCATTCCCTTATTCTGAAATAGAATCTCTATTAGCTGGATGGAAAAGCAAAAGCAATACCATATTTTTTTTGTCTTTTAATTTTTCCTTTAATATTTTATACGCTTTGCTTATTTGGGCTTCAACTGTCTTAATCGAAACATCCAAGTGTTCAGCAATTTCAATATTAGTAAGTCCCTCCTTTTTGCTCAGAATAAATACCTGCTGACACTTAGTTGGCAGATTTTGAATTTCTTTATTGATAATTACCAGCATACGTTCAATTGAACTTTCATCTGTTGTTTCAACTACGTGCTGTATCGATTCAATATATTTTTTCTGTAGAAGCATCATCGCTTTATTCTGCTGATAATTGTTTATGAATTCATTGTAAACAGATTTATACAAAAAACTTTGAATTGAAAATTCAGGATTAAGTTTATTTCTGTTTTTCCATGTTTTTAAAAATACATTTTGAACAATATCTTGCGCCATTGAATAATCGTTGACAAGTGTCAATGCATAGGTATGAAGTTTTTTATGAAACTTATTTAGCAGAAATTCATAGGCCTTTTCTTCTCCATTTGTAAGGCTTTGCATTAAAAACGTATTGTCATCAAAACTCATAAAAAGGTATTTATTCAGCAATAATAAGAAAAAAAAAATATGAATATAAAATAAAAACGATAAAAAAATTAGGGTATTGTAATTCTGTCTTGTATCATATATAAAAACCCCCACAAAAATGGATTTTAAAGAAATTGAAATTATAATCATTAAGTATTTTTCCCAGTCGGCAAATATGTCTGATTTGGATATTTTAAACCAATGGATAGAAGTTCCAGAAAACCAATTGATTTTCCTGGAATATGTAAAAACGCATTTTGCAGTCACATTAGCTATGAGTGATCCGGATATAGAATCTGTTAAAGAGATATTGCTGAAAGAGATTAGAAAAGAAAAGAAGAGAGTTCGTATCTATCGACTCCGTGCAATAATGAAATACGCCGCAATAGCTGTTGTATTTTTAGGGATAGGTATTTTAATGCAGAAGAATATCTTTGGCAATAACATTACTAAAGAAATAATTGTACCTAGAAAAGATGTAATTACATTAAAATTAGGAGATGGAAATGTCAAAATTATTTCTGCTGATGGAACTTCAAAAGTATATGATGCCAACGGAAAGGTTGTCGGCGAACAGAATGGCAAAGAGCTGGTATATACAAATAATGGCAAAGCAACTAAATTAGTATATAATACTCTAACAATTCCTAGAGGAAGACGTTTTAATATTACCCTTTCCGATGGAACAGTAGTGTATTTAAATGCCGGAAGTTCTATGACTTATCCAGTTCAGTTTATTAAAAACAAAAATCGAAAGATATTCTTAACAGGTGAAGCTTATTTTGATGTCACTCACGATAAAAAACATCCATTTATTGTCAATGCCAGCAAACTAGATGTACAGGTTTACGGGACAAAATTCAATGTCAGTAATTATCCGGAAGATCAGGCCACTGATGTAGTGCTTGTTGAAGGCTCCGTAGGTATGTCACAGGCGGGACTCCCTCAAAAGGCTGAAAACGAATTCTTTTTAACTCCCGGATATAAAGGAACTTTCAACAAAGAGGACAAGAAAATTTCTAACGAAAAGGTAAATACTTCATTATATACGTCATGGATGACCGGTAATCTTGTTTTTAGAAATGAATCTTTTGCAAAGATTGTTAAAAAATTAGAACTGCACTACAACGTGCAAATTATCAATAATAACAAAAATTTGGCAAACGAAACTTTTAATGCCACAATTGAAACTGATCATGAAACCATTGAACAGGTATTCAATTACTTTAAAAAAGTTTATCAGATTGACTACACTATTGTAGAAAACAAAATTATAATCAATTAAATCAATACAATGCCTATGAATTAGCGTTTCACAAACAATTTAGACTAACGATCACTTTATAGCCTTTCCAAATCAAAATCATTTGATAAAAAAAAAATCGGAAAATGCTCGAACATCTCCCGATTAGGTAAAGTGATTAAATCGCAATGACTAATCACCAATTAACACTCCAAAATTATGAAAAAACCACCAAAGGCCAATGGATTATTTCCGGCGTGCTTAAAATTTGATTTAAAAATGAAGTTATCACTATTATTTTTTGTCACTGCAAGCTTTGTTATACAAGCAAATGAATCGTATTCCCAAAAAACAAAAATTTCTTTAAATAGAGAAAACACTACAGTAAAGGAAATAATCGATGAAATTGAAACTACTACAGAATTTAAGTTTTTATTTAATACCAAGGCTGTTGATTTAAACCGAAGGGTTTCTGTCAAAGTCCAAAAAGTGTCAGTAAATGTTATACTCGATCTTCTTTTTAAAGGGTCTGATACTTCATACGAAATTGATGATCGAAAGATTTTACTAACTAAAACAAAAAAAAACAAGACAGAAATTGTCAGTTTGCCCAATCCTGTTGATCTGCCTCCTATAGTTGTAAAAGGGACAGTCTTAGATTCTAAAGGACTTCCTG belongs to Flavobacterium gilvum and includes:
- a CDS encoding RNA polymerase sigma factor, which translates into the protein MSFDDNTFLMQSLTNGEEKAYEFLLNKFHKKLHTYALTLVNDYSMAQDIVQNVFLKTWKNRNKLNPEFSIQSFLYKSVYNEFINNYQQNKAMMLLQKKYIESIQHVVETTDESSIERMLVIINKEIQNLPTKCQQVFILSKKEGLTNIEIAEHLDVSIKTVEAQISKAYKILKEKLKDKKNMVLLLLFHPANRDSISE
- a CDS encoding FecR family protein, producing the protein MDFKEIEIIIIKYFSQSANMSDLDILNQWIEVPENQLIFLEYVKTHFAVTLAMSDPDIESVKEILLKEIRKEKKRVRIYRLRAIMKYAAIAVVFLGIGILMQKNIFGNNITKEIIVPRKDVITLKLGDGNVKIISADGTSKVYDANGKVVGEQNGKELVYTNNGKATKLVYNTLTIPRGRRFNITLSDGTVVYLNAGSSMTYPVQFIKNKNRKIFLTGEAYFDVTHDKKHPFIVNASKLDVQVYGTKFNVSNYPEDQATDVVLVEGSVGMSQAGLPQKAENEFFLTPGYKGTFNKEDKKISNEKVNTSLYTSWMTGNLVFRNESFAKIVKKLELHYNVQIINNNKNLANETFNATIETDHETIEQVFNYFKKVYQIDYTIVENKIIIN
- a CDS encoding sugar phosphate isomerase/epimerase family protein — its product is MKRRDFIINSGLALGVIAVAPSFAFSSKPKNIGIQLYTLRESFSKDVKGVLELVAKSGYKEVEPYGYSREKGFFGTSPKEFKKILMDNGLKAPSGHYEFSEFMKSNSTDFLKASIECANQLGSEYVVVPHLDKEIRSNLDDYKKIAKKLNEAAVLCKQLGLKLAYHNHDFEFTKYENQTGYDILLQETDKKLVDFEMDLYWMIRSGNDPLKFFKANPGRFKMWHIKDMDKSKEEWNTEVGKGSINFKAIFAEARLSGMQHFFVEQETNYIPTPSDSIKTSWEYVSKELI